In the Bacillota bacterium LX-D genome, one interval contains:
- the murC gene encoding UDP-N-acetylmuramate--L-alanine ligase: MERQMEWAHFIGIGGSGMSGLAKILLEIGVKVSGSDQKLSKTTKELTNLGAQIYQEHSGENILPGITMVIRSTAIPPDNPELVKAQELHIPIIHRGELLAKLTEKQKTIAVAGAHGKTTTTSMLATIFYKHGLDPTVAVGGKVLDIGSNAKYGKGEYLVAEADESDGSFLKLHPYVAVVTNIEDDHLDHYGSVENIIKAFEQFISLVPQQGFCVLCADDSELARIAGNVPNAITYGLTGNPDYKAEDIEYGNISRSKIYYKKEFLGILELLIPGRHNISNALGAIAVGHQLGIEFSAMAQYLKSFHGAGRRFETVGEHQGIHIVDDYAHHPTEVKATLQAAKQLNPKRLLAVFQPHRYTRTKQLFKEFGTSFAEADKVIVTNIYAASEQPIVGVSAQLIVNEMKNQGKDVLFLPTREDVIDYLSQNGSPGDLILTIGAGDICTVGPELLAKLNGA; the protein is encoded by the coding sequence TTGGAGAGGCAAATGGAATGGGCTCACTTTATTGGAATTGGCGGGTCAGGAATGAGCGGCTTGGCCAAGATATTACTTGAAATAGGAGTTAAAGTATCTGGTTCAGATCAAAAATTATCCAAGACGACTAAAGAATTAACTAATTTAGGAGCGCAGATTTACCAGGAACATAGTGGAGAGAACATCTTACCAGGTATAACAATGGTTATTAGATCCACTGCAATACCTCCTGATAACCCCGAACTAGTAAAAGCGCAGGAACTACATATTCCAATTATCCATAGAGGAGAGCTTTTGGCTAAATTAACGGAAAAGCAGAAAACTATTGCTGTGGCTGGAGCTCACGGTAAAACTACAACCACTTCTATGTTAGCGACTATTTTTTATAAACATGGCCTTGATCCTACTGTAGCGGTTGGTGGGAAAGTGCTGGATATTGGCAGCAATGCAAAGTATGGAAAAGGTGAGTACTTAGTAGCTGAAGCTGATGAAAGCGATGGATCTTTTTTGAAATTACATCCTTATGTAGCAGTTGTTACGAATATTGAAGATGACCATTTAGATCATTATGGCTCAGTGGAGAATATAATCAAGGCTTTCGAACAATTTATTTCTCTTGTTCCTCAGCAGGGCTTTTGTGTACTTTGCGCCGATGACTCTGAATTAGCCAGAATAGCTGGAAATGTACCTAATGCAATAACATATGGTTTAACAGGGAATCCTGATTATAAAGCTGAGGATATAGAATATGGCAATATTTCTCGAAGCAAAATTTATTACAAAAAAGAGTTTTTAGGTATTTTGGAACTCCTTATTCCTGGCCGCCATAATATAAGTAATGCATTAGGGGCAATTGCCGTTGGACATCAATTGGGAATAGAATTTTCAGCAATGGCACAGTACCTAAAAAGTTTTCACGGAGCCGGTCGCAGATTTGAAACTGTAGGAGAACATCAGGGAATACATATTGTGGATGATTATGCTCACCATCCTACAGAGGTTAAAGCGACACTGCAAGCTGCAAAACAGCTTAATCCCAAAAGGTTGTTAGCTGTTTTTCAGCCTCATAGGTACACAAGGACAAAACAGCTGTTTAAGGAATTTGGTACTTCTTTTGCTGAAGCTGATAAAGTTATTGTGACCAATATTTATGCAGCCAGTGAACAGCCAATAGTGGGAGTGTCAGCTCAATTAATTGTCAATGAAATGAAAAATCAGGGTAAAGATGTTTTGTTTTTGCCTACGAGGGAAGACGTTATAGATTACTTGAGCCAAAATGGTTCTCCAGGCGATTTAATCCTGACCATAGGAGCCGGTGATATTTGTACAGTCGGCCCCGAACTACTGGCAAAACTTAATGGCGCATAA
- the murB gene encoding UDP-N-acetylmuramate dehydrogenase: protein MDWEKAASLLRPRLKGECRLNEPLKKHTTWRIGGPADLLIFPKCKEDIIAVLQFSNEQQLPLYILGNGSNVLVLDKGVRGIVLKTCGLNSLNVNGEIIKAGAGVLLPHLAKVALEHSLSGLEFIAGIPGTVGGAVTMNAGAYGSTIGNVLQSIQVTDLTGKVFTLNREEANFTYRSSSIKDLGYIVLEAEFILKHGNKEQISHVMQLNMESRKKKQPLNLPNAGSTFVNPPGYAAGYLIEQVGAKGLKKGGAQVSEKHANFIVNYDHASAKDVLELIAQVKDRVYQRYGIHLQTEIKVLGEG from the coding sequence ATGGATTGGGAAAAGGCTGCTAGTTTGCTTAGACCAAGGTTGAAGGGTGAATGCAGGCTAAATGAGCCCTTAAAAAAGCATACTACCTGGAGAATTGGAGGTCCTGCTGACTTACTTATTTTTCCTAAATGTAAAGAGGATATCATAGCTGTATTACAATTCTCTAATGAGCAGCAGCTGCCTCTTTATATTCTGGGTAACGGCTCCAATGTTTTAGTTCTCGACAAAGGTGTACGAGGCATTGTTTTAAAAACTTGTGGTTTAAACAGCCTTAATGTTAATGGCGAAATAATTAAAGCAGGGGCAGGGGTTTTGTTGCCACATTTAGCTAAGGTTGCATTAGAGCATAGCTTAAGCGGTCTTGAATTCATTGCGGGTATTCCAGGTACTGTAGGCGGAGCAGTGACCATGAATGCAGGTGCATACGGAAGTACTATAGGTAATGTGCTTCAGTCTATCCAAGTTACGGATTTAACTGGGAAAGTTTTTACTTTAAACAGGGAAGAAGCTAATTTTACTTACCGTTCCAGTTCTATTAAAGATTTAGGTTATATTGTGCTGGAAGCTGAATTTATACTGAAACATGGCAACAAGGAGCAAATCAGCCATGTGATGCAGCTGAACATGGAAAGCAGAAAAAAGAAGCAGCCTTTAAACCTGCCAAACGCCGGCAGTACATTTGTAAACCCGCCTGGGTATGCTGCAGGGTATCTAATTGAACAAGTAGGTGCTAAGGGCTTAAAGAAAGGTGGTGCACAAGTTTCAGAGAAACACGCTAATTTTATAGTAAACTACGACCACGCCAGTGCCAAAGACGTGTTAGAACTAATAGCCCAAGTAAAAGACAGAGTTTATCAAAGGTACGGTATACATCTACAGACGGAAATAAAAGTATTGGGAGAGGGTTAG
- the murA gene encoding UDP-N-acetylglucosamine 1-carboxyvinyltransferase, producing MGKLIVMGGNRLVGEIGVSGSKNAVLPIMAASLLTKGTCTLFNVPLLKDVLVMQKVLEHLGAKVTFENKVMIIDSRHVESKEVGENLMRQLRASNLVMGSLLSRFKKIKVSYPGGCAIGSRPMDLHIKGFMAMGAKVTEKYGFIEAETEHLRGADIQLDFPSVGATENLIMAASLAEGTTIIRNAAREPEIVDLQNFLSNLGVRINGAGLDIIKIEGVKELGSIEHTIIPDRIEAGTHLIAAAITGGDVLVKEIIPEHLESVIAKLKEVGLKITKYDEAVRITAVKRPQAVDFKTMPYPGFPTDLQPQLMALMTIANGTCIASESIFDNRFKHIDEFRRMGADIKLEGKAAIIKGVPSLTGAFVEATDLRAGAALILAGMIAEDATVIENAEHIDRGYENIENKYNALGAKLFRVNNSKNGS from the coding sequence GTGGGTAAACTAATTGTCATGGGCGGTAATAGGCTAGTAGGTGAGATAGGCGTAAGTGGATCTAAAAATGCTGTTCTGCCAATTATGGCAGCTAGCCTCCTGACTAAGGGTACGTGCACATTATTTAATGTGCCGCTACTCAAAGATGTTTTAGTAATGCAAAAAGTGCTGGAACACCTGGGGGCAAAAGTAACATTTGAAAATAAAGTAATGATCATCGATTCCCGCCATGTCGAGTCTAAAGAAGTTGGGGAAAACCTTATGCGGCAGCTGAGGGCTTCCAACTTGGTAATGGGTTCTTTGTTAAGTAGGTTTAAAAAAATAAAAGTATCTTACCCTGGTGGATGTGCCATTGGTTCCCGCCCTATGGATTTACATATTAAAGGGTTTATGGCAATGGGAGCAAAGGTTACTGAAAAATATGGATTCATAGAAGCAGAGACAGAGCATTTACGCGGGGCAGATATTCAACTGGATTTTCCAAGTGTTGGCGCTACTGAAAACTTAATAATGGCGGCAAGTCTTGCTGAAGGAACAACTATTATTCGCAATGCAGCTAGGGAACCGGAAATTGTAGATCTGCAAAATTTCTTAAGCAATTTAGGGGTACGAATTAATGGAGCAGGTTTAGATATAATTAAGATTGAAGGAGTTAAGGAATTAGGTTCCATAGAACATACCATTATTCCAGATCGGATTGAGGCAGGAACCCATTTAATTGCAGCGGCTATAACAGGCGGGGATGTATTAGTTAAGGAAATTATTCCCGAACATCTGGAGTCTGTAATAGCTAAGCTGAAAGAAGTTGGCTTAAAAATAACCAAATATGACGAGGCTGTACGTATTACGGCTGTAAAAAGGCCGCAAGCAGTTGATTTTAAAACAATGCCTTATCCCGGTTTCCCAACGGATTTACAGCCCCAATTAATGGCCTTAATGACTATTGCTAATGGTACTTGTATTGCATCAGAAAGTATTTTTGATAACCGTTTCAAACACATCGATGAATTTAGGAGAATGGGTGCTGATATAAAACTTGAAGGTAAAGCAGCTATCATTAAAGGAGTACCTTCATTGACAGGGGCATTTGTCGAAGCTACAGACTTAAGGGCAGGAGCGGCTTTGATTCTAGCGGGCATGATTGCTGAGGATGCTACAGTTATCGAAAACGCAGAACATATTGACCGTGGCTACGAGAATATTGAAAATAAATATAATGCCTTGGGAGCAAAATTGTTCCGAGTTAATAATTCAAAAAATGGCAGCTGA
- a CDS encoding FtsQ-type POTRA domain-containing protein: protein MRRTKTLGRVQRKLLRFLFVLLLLTLALYFFAQSSFFNISQIETKGYSYLSSAEIKQLANIPLGMNIFKMDAQKIEKNLLLHPMVKNVKVARKLPATVVVSIQERSPAIILSSAQGFFVLDGSGVFLKKINKISDLKLPVVTGINLPNQYGPGQTIVNEKLAKALSFISKVPVEQRKTITELDINDDEHLVIYIDNGLEIRMGDETRIPEKMQIVSKITKSSTLLARKIDYIDLTAVSTPIIKYSR, encoded by the coding sequence GTGCGGCGGACTAAAACCTTAGGCCGAGTTCAAAGGAAGTTGTTAAGGTTTTTATTTGTTTTGCTTCTTTTAACTTTAGCCTTATATTTTTTTGCCCAATCTAGCTTTTTTAATATTTCTCAAATCGAAACAAAAGGGTATAGTTATTTATCTTCTGCCGAAATTAAGCAACTGGCCAACATTCCATTGGGCATGAACATATTTAAAATGGATGCTCAAAAAATAGAAAAGAATTTATTACTCCATCCTATGGTAAAGAATGTTAAAGTAGCTAGAAAGCTGCCTGCCACAGTTGTTGTCTCAATTCAAGAACGCAGCCCTGCAATTATACTTTCTAGCGCCCAGGGTTTTTTTGTTTTAGATGGTTCAGGAGTTTTTCTAAAAAAAATAAATAAAATTTCCGACTTAAAATTGCCTGTAGTAACGGGAATAAATTTACCAAATCAATATGGACCAGGTCAGACCATAGTTAATGAGAAACTTGCCAAAGCTTTAAGCTTTATTTCCAAAGTGCCGGTGGAGCAAAGAAAAACAATTACAGAACTAGACATAAATGATGATGAGCACTTGGTTATTTACATAGATAATGGATTAGAAATTCGCATGGGCGACGAAACAAGAATACCTGAAAAAATGCAAATTGTAAGTAAAATAACTAAAAGCAGTACGTTGTTAGCTAGAAAAATTGATTATATAGATTTAACTGCTGTTTCTACCCCCATTATCAAATATAGTAGATAA
- a CDS encoding small basic family protein codes for MWLPILGLVIGVIVGVMFPYQIPVAYAKYMSVAALAALDSVFGGLRSGMENKFDSMIFLTGFFSNTLLAGVLAYIGDQLGVELYMAAVFAFGVRLFQNLAIIRRFLLKK; via the coding sequence ATGTGGCTTCCTATTTTAGGCTTAGTAATTGGAGTAATAGTAGGCGTAATGTTTCCCTACCAAATACCAGTTGCTTATGCAAAATACATGTCTGTAGCTGCCTTGGCTGCTTTAGATTCTGTCTTTGGCGGCCTTAGGTCAGGTATGGAAAATAAGTTTGATAGTATGATTTTTTTGACAGGTTTTTTTAGTAATACACTTTTGGCTGGAGTCTTAGCTTATATTGGAGATCAGTTAGGTGTAGAGCTGTATATGGCTGCTGTTTTTGCCTTTGGAGTTAGACTATTTCAGAATTTAGCCATTATTAGAAGATTTTTATTAAAAAAATAG
- the ftsA gene encoding cell division protein FtsA, with translation MPEKNVVIGLDIGSSKIVVVVGDIGEEGQVDVIGVGESTTSGLRKGTIVDIENTAKAIEKAVEKAEQMSGVEINSVYVGITGPHLASQNNRGVVAVISNNKEICSEDAARVLQAAQVIALPSDRKIIHVIPREYIVDGYDGIVDPVGMCGSRLEVETNIITGASTSIQNTIKSVHRAGLEVNALVYNALASAEAVLLPAEKDLGTLLVDIGGGTTELALYDQGSLWYASIIPIGGDHVTSDLAVGLRTPITEAERIKKQDGCVLQQLMTDDDYIEVPNVGGNNVRRVSRKLIASIIEPRMQELFHMVKAELNHSGYKGVLPGGVVLTGGTALMDGLVQLAGEELNMPVRIGVPRNVGGMADIVNSPCYATALGILSYGTRNLAVLHEAPTANPLIGGLLSRFFAWIKEIF, from the coding sequence TTGCCCGAGAAAAATGTAGTAATTGGTTTAGATATTGGCAGTAGTAAAATTGTCGTAGTAGTTGGAGATATAGGTGAAGAAGGCCAGGTCGATGTAATTGGCGTTGGGGAATCAACAACTTCTGGTTTGCGCAAAGGGACTATTGTTGATATCGAAAATACGGCTAAGGCTATCGAAAAAGCGGTAGAAAAAGCTGAGCAAATGAGCGGAGTGGAGATAAATTCCGTCTACGTTGGAATAACTGGTCCCCACTTAGCCTCTCAAAATAATCGTGGAGTAGTAGCCGTAATTAGCAATAACAAAGAAATTTGCTCGGAAGATGCTGCTAGAGTGTTACAAGCTGCTCAAGTTATTGCACTTCCTTCTGATCGTAAAATTATCCACGTAATTCCAAGAGAATACATTGTCGACGGGTATGACGGCATTGTCGATCCTGTTGGCATGTGTGGGTCCCGTCTCGAAGTGGAAACAAACATTATAACGGGTGCCAGTACTTCCATCCAAAATACAATTAAAAGTGTTCACCGTGCAGGCCTGGAAGTTAACGCACTAGTTTATAATGCTCTGGCCTCGGCTGAAGCTGTATTGCTGCCAGCTGAAAAGGATTTGGGCACTCTTTTAGTAGATATAGGAGGGGGAACCACTGAGTTAGCCCTCTATGATCAAGGCAGTTTATGGTACGCATCAATTATACCCATAGGTGGAGATCATGTTACCAGTGATTTGGCGGTGGGGTTACGAACTCCTATTACTGAGGCAGAGCGAATTAAAAAGCAAGATGGATGTGTCTTACAACAATTAATGACTGATGATGATTATATTGAAGTCCCGAATGTAGGCGGCAATAATGTTCGCAGAGTTTCTAGAAAGCTAATAGCATCAATTATCGAACCCCGGATGCAAGAACTGTTTCATATGGTTAAAGCTGAATTGAATCATTCCGGGTACAAAGGAGTACTGCCTGGTGGAGTGGTGTTAACTGGCGGTACGGCGCTGATGGATGGTTTAGTACAACTTGCTGGCGAAGAATTAAACATGCCTGTCCGTATAGGAGTTCCCCGCAACGTAGGTGGAATGGCAGACATTGTAAATTCGCCTTGCTATGCAACAGCTTTGGGTATTTTAAGTTATGGAACCCGCAACCTTGCAGTGTTGCATGAGGCACCAACTGCAAACCCTCTAATTGGTGGTTTGCTGTCTAGGTTTTTTGCATGGATTAAAGAAATATTTTAA
- the ftsZ gene encoding cell division protein FtsZ yields MLEFEDMDYNQFANIKVIGVGGGGSNAVNRMISAGLQGVEFVTVNTDAQALRFSQAATKLQIGGKLTKGLGAGANPEIGKKAAEENRDEIYKSLQGADMVFVTAGMGGGTGTGAAPVVAEIAKEIGALTVGVVTRPFTFEGRKRADQAENGISEFRTRVDTLIVIPNDRLLQVADKQTSITEAFRIADDVLRQGVQGISDLIAVPGLINLDFADVKTIMKDTGSALMGIGRANGDKRASDAAKMAISSPLLETSIEGAKGVLLNITGGANLGLFEVNEAAEIISAAADPEANIIFGAVIDESMQEDIRVTVIATGFDQRHVQQQIEKEDLKPFSADDLDIPAFLRRK; encoded by the coding sequence ATGCTGGAATTTGAGGATATGGACTATAATCAGTTTGCCAATATAAAAGTTATTGGTGTAGGTGGAGGAGGCAGCAATGCAGTCAACAGGATGATATCCGCTGGGCTGCAAGGTGTCGAATTTGTTACCGTTAATACAGATGCACAAGCCTTACGTTTTTCCCAGGCTGCTACAAAGCTGCAAATAGGAGGTAAACTTACTAAGGGCTTAGGTGCCGGTGCAAATCCGGAAATCGGTAAAAAGGCTGCCGAAGAAAACAGAGATGAGATTTATAAAAGTTTACAAGGGGCAGATATGGTGTTTGTCACAGCAGGTATGGGCGGCGGTACCGGAACAGGTGCGGCACCAGTAGTTGCTGAAATTGCCAAAGAAATAGGTGCTCTTACAGTTGGCGTGGTTACTAGGCCATTTACTTTTGAAGGACGAAAAAGGGCTGATCAAGCGGAAAATGGAATTAGCGAATTTAGAACCAGAGTTGATACCCTAATTGTTATTCCTAATGATCGACTATTACAAGTTGCCGATAAGCAAACATCAATTACGGAAGCCTTCCGAATTGCTGATGATGTTTTAAGACAAGGTGTACAAGGTATCTCAGATTTAATTGCTGTACCAGGGTTAATTAATTTAGACTTTGCCGATGTAAAAACTATTATGAAAGATACAGGCTCTGCTTTAATGGGAATTGGCCGTGCTAATGGTGATAAAAGGGCTTCTGATGCTGCCAAAATGGCTATCTCCAGTCCTTTACTGGAAACCTCCATTGAAGGCGCCAAGGGTGTTTTGCTGAACATCACTGGAGGTGCCAACTTAGGGTTATTTGAAGTCAACGAAGCTGCAGAAATTATTTCTGCAGCAGCAGATCCAGAGGCAAATATTATTTTCGGTGCGGTGATTGATGAGAGCATGCAGGAAGACATTCGGGTAACTGTAATTGCCACAGGTTTTGATCAAAGACACGTTCAACAGCAAATTGAAAAAGAAGATTTAAAACCTTTCTCCGCAGATGATTTGGATATCCCCGCATTTTTGAGAAGAAAATAA
- the spoIIGA gene encoding sigma-E processing peptidase SpoIIGA: protein MVKHNYIIYLDIVFLINFAMDFILLWAVWKFGHFKTSLKRLLWGAAIGSCYAIAIFLPELNWLLTCGIKLLFSLIIIFITFEFISWRNFLMAVGCFYLVSFVAAGAMLGAIYFFSTSSSAYNSVNGVLTYLGNLQLGWLITGLCMILILGYFTVPYLRQFMKPECFLMPVVIKVEGHSLSVQALLDTGNHLRDPFNKKPVMIIEYAAIKEILPSEICQILKGGEIGYEQFAQLDSNSSWYSRLKLIPYGSIGESGLLLAFRPDLVSVQQGEKQVNLSDVVVAISNKNLSSQGTYRALLHQDMFPGKI from the coding sequence ATGGTAAAGCATAATTATATTATTTACTTAGATATTGTATTTCTAATTAACTTTGCAATGGATTTCATTTTACTTTGGGCAGTTTGGAAGTTTGGGCATTTCAAAACCTCGTTAAAACGCCTTTTATGGGGGGCGGCTATTGGATCTTGCTATGCTATTGCAATTTTTTTGCCGGAGCTAAATTGGCTTTTAACTTGTGGGATTAAACTGCTCTTTTCATTAATTATTATATTTATTACATTCGAATTTATTTCTTGGAGAAACTTTTTAATGGCTGTTGGCTGCTTTTATCTAGTTTCTTTTGTGGCTGCTGGCGCAATGTTAGGAGCAATTTATTTTTTTAGTACTTCCTCGAGTGCTTATAATTCCGTCAATGGAGTGTTGACTTATTTGGGCAACCTTCAATTGGGTTGGTTAATTACAGGACTGTGCATGATACTCATTTTAGGTTATTTTACTGTTCCCTATTTGCGACAGTTTATGAAGCCGGAATGCTTTCTGATGCCTGTTGTTATCAAGGTGGAAGGACATTCTCTGTCAGTTCAGGCATTACTTGATACTGGTAATCATTTAAGAGACCCATTTAATAAAAAGCCGGTTATGATTATTGAATATGCTGCAATTAAAGAGATATTACCATCGGAAATTTGCCAAATTCTTAAGGGTGGAGAAATTGGTTATGAACAATTTGCACAATTAGACTCTAATAGCAGTTGGTATAGCCGTTTAAAACTAATTCCATATGGTTCTATAGGGGAAAGCGGCTTGCTGCTGGCTTTTCGCCCAGATCTAGTTTCTGTGCAGCAAGGTGAAAAGCAAGTAAACTTAAGTGATGTTGTGGTGGCCATTAGTAATAAAAACCTTTCTTCCCAGGGTACATACCGAGCATTGCTGCATCAGGATATGTTTCCTGGAAAAATTTAA
- the sigE gene encoding RNA polymerase sporulation sigma factor SigE — MSQVLKIKWQIKLFLIQLLRKLKILDDVYYVGSSEALPPPLSNDEESVLIGQLEGGNLAVKGVLIERNLRLVVYIARKFENTGVGIEDLVSIGTIGLIKAVNTFDPKKKIKLATYASRCIENEILMHLRRNNKTRVEVSFDEPLNIDWDGNELLLSDVLGTENDVIYKSLEEEVDKTLLQQAMKKLSPREKKIMEFRFGLLDGLEKTQKEVADLLGISQSYISRLEKRIIKRLRKEINRLE, encoded by the coding sequence ATAAGTCAGGTACTTAAAATAAAATGGCAAATTAAGCTATTTCTGATACAATTGCTGAGAAAACTTAAAATTCTAGATGACGTTTACTATGTAGGCAGCAGCGAAGCTCTTCCGCCGCCATTATCAAATGATGAGGAAAGTGTCCTTATTGGACAGCTGGAGGGGGGAAATTTAGCAGTTAAAGGGGTTTTAATTGAGAGAAATCTGAGATTAGTTGTTTACATAGCGCGTAAATTTGAGAATACAGGTGTAGGTATTGAGGATTTAGTTTCCATTGGAACAATTGGACTAATTAAAGCAGTCAATACTTTTGACCCCAAAAAGAAAATCAAACTTGCCACATACGCATCTCGCTGCATAGAGAATGAAATTTTAATGCATTTAAGAAGAAATAATAAAACTAGAGTTGAAGTATCTTTCGATGAACCATTGAATATAGATTGGGATGGCAATGAACTTTTACTCTCCGATGTTTTAGGTACGGAAAATGATGTAATTTATAAATCATTAGAAGAAGAAGTAGATAAAACACTGCTTCAGCAGGCTATGAAAAAACTTTCCCCTCGGGAGAAAAAAATAATGGAATTTCGCTTCGGACTATTGGATGGGTTGGAGAAAACTCAGAAGGAAGTTGCCGATTTGTTAGGTATTTCTCAATCTTACATATCTAGGCTGGAAAAGAGGATTATCAAGCGTTTGCGCAAGGAAATAAACCGTTTAGAATAG
- the sigG gene encoding RNA polymerase sporulation sigma factor SigG: protein MVNKVEICGVNTSKLPVLSNEVMRQLFQDIKNGDQFARNKLINGNLRLVLSVIQRFTNRGEFVDDLFQVGCIGLMKAIDNFDLDQNVKFSTYAVPMIIGEIRRYLRDNNPIRVSRSLRDVAYKALQVRDALVNKNSREPSISEIAAELKIPREEIIFALDAIQEPISLFEPIYHDGGDPIFVMDQIGDEKNQDGNWLEVIAVREALSKLTEREKLILTLRFFEGKTQMEVAEEIGISQAQVSRLEKAALNHMRKYV, encoded by the coding sequence ATGGTAAATAAAGTAGAAATATGTGGAGTAAATACCTCAAAATTACCTGTTTTATCCAACGAAGTAATGCGGCAATTATTTCAAGACATTAAGAACGGAGATCAATTTGCTCGCAACAAACTGATTAACGGAAACCTGCGCTTAGTGCTAAGTGTGATTCAACGTTTTACCAATAGAGGTGAATTTGTAGATGATTTGTTCCAGGTAGGGTGTATTGGCTTAATGAAAGCTATTGATAATTTTGACCTAGATCAAAATGTTAAGTTTTCTACTTACGCAGTGCCAATGATTATTGGTGAGATTAGGCGTTATTTACGTGATAATAACCCCATCCGGGTAAGTAGATCTTTACGAGATGTGGCTTACAAGGCGTTACAAGTAAGAGATGCTTTAGTCAATAAAAATTCAAGGGAGCCATCAATCTCTGAAATTGCTGCAGAGTTAAAAATACCGAGGGAAGAAATTATTTTTGCCTTAGATGCAATTCAAGAGCCTATATCCTTATTCGAGCCTATTTATCATGATGGGGGCGACCCAATTTTTGTAATGGATCAAATTGGCGATGAAAAAAATCAGGATGGCAATTGGCTGGAAGTAATTGCAGTCCGGGAAGCTTTAAGTAAGTTAACGGAAAGAGAAAAACTTATTTTAACTTTAAGGTTTTTTGAAGGAAAAACGCAGATGGAAGTAGCTGAAGAGATAGGTATATCTCAAGCTCAGGTGTCAAGACTAGAGAAAGCTGCTTTAAATCATATGCGTAAATACGTCTAG
- the spoIIR gene encoding stage II sporulation protein R, translating into MLRRGLIITGIVFFVGLFCWAYNQEQAISAFDSSNLIRFHVIANSDTVEDQALKRKVRDVIITKVGRDFANVSSVEEAKAEVMANMQDIEKIAQDEVKAWGKDYDVQVLLGNFDFPTKSYGNFTLPAGKYEALKVVIGSGQGHNWWCVLFPPLCFIDISKSLAQGESPEVAALNSATDSPPKVEVRSKLVEIIQEKIEQQKEKFRLSRNSI; encoded by the coding sequence ATGTTACGGAGAGGGTTAATAATTACGGGGATTGTTTTTTTTGTGGGGTTATTTTGTTGGGCTTACAACCAGGAACAAGCTATATCTGCTTTTGACAGCTCAAACTTAATACGTTTTCACGTTATTGCCAACAGCGATACTGTTGAAGACCAGGCTTTAAAAAGAAAAGTACGGGATGTTATTATTACCAAAGTAGGTCGGGATTTTGCCAATGTAAGTTCTGTAGAGGAAGCTAAAGCTGAAGTTATGGCAAACATGCAGGACATTGAGAAAATTGCCCAAGATGAGGTAAAGGCTTGGGGTAAAGATTACGATGTTCAAGTATTGTTAGGCAATTTTGATTTTCCTACCAAATCCTATGGTAATTTTACTTTACCGGCAGGAAAGTATGAAGCTTTAAAAGTAGTTATTGGCAGTGGCCAAGGACACAATTGGTGGTGTGTGCTTTTTCCGCCCTTATGTTTTATAGATATTTCTAAAAGTTTGGCGCAAGGTGAGTCACCTGAAGTTGCTGCTTTAAATTCGGCAACAGACTCTCCTCCTAAGGTAGAAGTAAGATCTAAATTAGTAGAAATTATCCAAGAGAAAATAGAACAGCAAAAGGAAAAATTTAGGTTATCCAGAAATTCCATTTAA
- a CDS encoding YlmC/YmxH family sporulation protein, whose amino-acid sequence MIKVSDLRTLDVINVLDGRSLGVIKDIDLDIEQGKINALVLPGTSTSRFMGLFGKNEDMVISWDKIKKLGVDVILVEVSTFVDPRHE is encoded by the coding sequence ATGATAAAAGTCTCCGATTTGCGGACTCTTGATGTGATTAATGTGTTAGATGGACGCAGTTTAGGAGTTATTAAAGATATAGATTTAGATATTGAACAAGGAAAAATAAATGCTTTAGTTTTACCAGGTACTAGTACTAGTAGGTTTATGGGTCTTTTCGGCAAGAACGAAGATATGGTAATTTCCTGGGATAAAATTAAAAAACTAGGAGTTGATGTGATTTTAGTTGAGGTTAGTACATTTGTTGACCCAAGACACGAATAA